GCCGCAACTGGACGACGGCGTAGGCCTTGACCGTCGGGTTGTGCGCGTTGGTCAGGCCCATCGGCTTCATCGGGCCGTGGCGAAGCGTTTCCCGCCCGCGCTCCGCCATCACCTCGATCGGCAGGCAGCCGTCGAAATAGGGCGTGCCTTCCCATTCCTTGAACTCGGTCTTGGCGCCGTCGAGCAGCGCCTGGACGAAGGCCTCGTACTGGTCCCTGTCCATCGGGCAGTTGACGTAGTCCTTGCCCGTGCCGCCGGGTCCGACCTTGTCGTAGCGCGACTGGAACCAGGCGACATCCATGTCGATGGTGTCGAAATGCACGATCGGCGCGATCGCGTCGAAAAAGGCGAGCGCATCGGCGCCGGTCTCGGCGCGGATCGCCTCGGCGAGTGCCGGCGCGGTCAGCGGACCGGTGGCGATGATCGCCTGGTCCCAGTCACGCGGCGGCAGGCCGGTGATCTCCTCGCGGACCACCGTGACCAGCGGATGCGCCGCGAGCTTCGCGGTCACCGCCGCGGCAAAACCGTCGCGGTCGACCGCGAGCGCGCCGCCCGCCGGCACCTGATGCGCGTCGCCGCAGGCCATGATCAGCGAGCCGGCGAGCCGCATCTCGGCGTGCAGAAGGCCGACGGCATTGTTCTCCGCATCGTCGGAGCGGAAGGAATTGGAGCAGACGAGTTCGGCGAGAGCGTCGGTCTTGTGCGCTTCCGTGCCGCGCACGCCGCGCATCTCGTGCAGGATGACGGGAACGCCGGCCCCGGCGATCTGCCAGGCGGCTTCCGAGCCGGCGAGACCGCCGCCGATGACGTGGATGGGTGTGGTCATGCGCACCGAGATAGGCCGGCCCACCTGCGAATGCAATCGCCTCCGCGGCCGGCGGGATGTGGTCGTGCCACGAATCCTTCTGTTGCGATACGAACGCCGGCTGTCTACTTTCCCGCCTCATGCGTGAGAAGTTCAAAGTCTCGGTGGTCCTGCTGTACGGCCTCGTCGCCGGATGCACCTCGTCGTCGAGCAATTATCTGGGCGAGATCACGAAGACCGAGGAGAGCCGGCTCTTCGTCTGCCACGGCTTCGATTGCTCCTACAAGACGCGTGTCGACCTCGGCGCGGCGGATCACAAGCAGTATGCCGCGTACTTCACCGGCATCGGTTCGCCGGAGGCCGAACGCATCGCGGTCGGAAAGGCCGTTCAGTATGCGGAGGAGCGGGCAGCCGGCGTCATCGGCTTCCGCGACCTGCCGAAATCCGACTACACGCAGTCGCGCGCGAAGGGACAGATGGACTGCATCGACGAGTCCACCAACACCCGCTCGCTGCTCCTCTATCTGGAAAAACGCGGCCTTCTGAAGCACCACGCGGTGGAGGCGAACCGGTCGCGCGGCCTCTTCGTCGACGGACGCTATCCGCACTCCACCGCCGTCCTGCGCGAGACGGCTTCGGGACGGAAATGGGCGATCGACAGCTGGTACGAGCCGGCCGGTGGACCGCCGGACGTCCGGCCCTATGACGAATGGGCCGCCCGGGGAGTGCTCGGCGAACGCTGACGCGGGGTCACCCGGCCTGGTTCAGGCCGGGGCACTCGCTTTCTCCAGAAGCGCCATGTCGTCCGCGTCGAGGGCCAGTCCCGCCGCCTTCATCAGGCTGTTCAACTGCTCGACCGTCGTTGCGCTGGCGATCGGCGCCGTCACGTCCGGGCGCGCCATGATCCAGGCGAGCGCCACTTCGGCCGGCCTGGCGCCATGCCGGGCGGAAACCGTATCCAGCGCGTCGAGGATCGCGAAGCCGCGCGGTTCGAGGTAGCCGCCGATGCCGCCGCCGCGCGGGCTTTTGCCGAGATCGGCCGCGCTGCGGTATTTGCCCGACAGGAAGCCCTTCGCCAGGCTGAAATAGGTGATGACCCCCAGGCCTTCCGTCGTCGTCAGCTCGCTCAGGGGCCCGTCGAAGGAGGAGCGGTCGTAGAGATTGAGTTCCGGCTGCAGCACCTCGTAGCGCGGCAGGCCCTCGGCCTTCGCCACGTCCAGCGCCGAACGCAGCTGCGCGGCGTCGAGGTTCGAACAGCCGACGGAGCGGACCTTGCCGGCCTTCAGCAGGTCGTCATAGGCCGAAAGCGTCTCCGCATGGGGCGTCTCGGGATCGGGCCAGTGCGAGAGATAGAGGTCGATCACGTCGGTCTGGAGCCGGCGCAGCGACTCCTCGACCGCTTTCACGATGTAGGCCTTCGACAGGTCGCGCCTGCCGGAACCCATGTCGGAGCCGACCTTGGTGATGACGACGACCTTGTCGCGGGCGTTGCGCGCCTTCATCCATTCGCCGATCACGCTCTCCGATTCGCCGCCAGAATGGCCTGGCGCCCAGCGCGAATAGACGTCGGCCGTGTCGATGGCGTTGAAGCCGGCGTCGACGAACCGGTCGAGCAGGTCGAAGGACGTCGCCTTGTCGGCGGTCCAGCCGAACACGTTGCCGCCGAAGACCAGCGGCGCGATGGACAGGCCGGTTCGGCCGAGGGGACGCATCTGCATGAGAAACTCCGCGCTTTGGGCAGAAACGAGGTTGCCTGCGATATAGCGCGTGGCGAAGCCGGTGAAACCCGCCGCGACCGAAAACTGCTTGTGCCAGGGAACTCCCGCAAAAAACAACACCCGCCGCGGGAGGAGGTGCGGCGGGTGTCATTTGGGTGGCGGGTACCGGGGAGGAGGTCGGTACCGGCCGATCCGTCGTTCACCGGGAGGAGGTGGATCCCGACGGAATTCGTCAATCTCTGTTCCCCGCTTCGAGGAGGAAACGGCACCGGTCGCGGGAGGAGGTGCGACCGGTGCCATTTGGGTGGCGGGTACCGGGGAGGAGGTCGGTACCGGCCGATCCGTCGTTCACCGGGAGGAGGTGGATCCCGACGGAATTCGTCAATCTCTGTTCCCCGCTTCGGGGAGGAAACGGCACCGGTCGCGGGAGGAGGTGCGACCGGTGCCATTTGGGTGGCGGGTACCGGGGAGGAGGTCGGTACCGGCCGATCCGTCGTTCACCGGGAGGAGGTGGATCCCGACGGAATTCGTCAATCTCTGTTCCCCGCTTCGGGGGAGGAAACGGCACCGGTCGCGGGAGGAGGTGCGACCGGTGCCATTTGGGTGGCGGGCACCGGGGAGGAGGTCGGTACCGGCCGATCCGTCGTTCACCGGGAGGAGGTGGATCCCGACGGAATTCGTCAATCTCTGTTCCCCGCTACGGGGGAGGAAACGGCACCGGTCGCGGGAGGAGGTGCGACCGGTGCCATTTGGGTGGCGGGTACCGGGGAGGAGGTCGGTACCGGCCGATCCGTCGTTCACCGGGAGGAGGTGGATCCCGACGGAATTCGTCAATCTCTGTTCCCCGCTTTGGGGAGGAAACGGCACCGGTCGCGGGAGGAGGTGCGACCGGTGCCATTTGGGTGGCGGGTACCGGGGAGGAGGTCGGTACCGGCCGATCCGTCGTTCACCGGGAGGAGGTGGATCCCGACGGAATTCGTCAATCTCTTGTCCCCGCTTCGGGGGAGGACAGCACCGGTCGCGGGAGGAGGTGCGACCGGTGCTGATTTCGGAAGGCACCCGGGAGGAGGTGGATGCCTTGCCAATCCGTCAGAACCTGGGAGGAGGTAGGTTCTGCCGAAACTCGTTCAAGTCGTCAGATGGCCTTGCGGGCCACGAAGGTGATGTCGCCGCGGGCAATGCCGAGATCGCTCAGTTCGCGGTTGGACAGGCGGCCGAGCTCGGTGACGGTCTCACGGTAGCGGCGCCAGTTGCGATAGTTGCGGATCAGGTTCATGGCACGTCTCGTTTCGGAAATTTTCGTTTCGGCTGTTCTCTTGTGTGATCCGAAGATATGACTGCCCCTCGGCGTTTTGAAGCGCGTTTGTTGCATAGCAGCGATGCGAATTGTGCATTGCAACATCAATCGGTTTGAAGGGCGGCCCGGAGGTGTGGACCCCTGCCCAAGCCGTTGATTCGCAAAGCGGCGAGCCGTCATGTAGGATCGAGCCTTCACCGGTTGATGGGTGGCGGAGAGGACGAGGAGCGGAGATGGCGAACCACCGGGCGCGCCTGAAGAAGGAAATCGACGGCTGGCTGGCGGCCGGATTGATCGATGCTGCGACCGCGGGGCGCCTCCATGCTGACGTCGAGGCGCGGGCCGGCAGCCGCTTCGGCTTCGCATCCGTGCTCGCGGCCTTCGCCGCGCTCCTGTTCGGTGCCGCGATCCTGCTCTTCGTGGCCGCCAACTGGGAGGCCATGCCGCGCCTCGTCAGGGTCGGCCTGATCCTGCTCCTCATCCTCCTCGGCTATGGCTTCGGGGCAGTTGCCAGACTGCGCGGGCAGGCCCGGCTCGCCGAGGCCGGCCATCTCGTCGGCATCGCCGCCTTCGGCGCCGGCATGGCGCTCGTCGGGCAGATGTACCACCTGTCGGGCGACGAAGCGCAGGCGCTGCTGGTGTGGTGCGGCGCGTCGGCGCTGTCCGCCGTGCTGCTGCGTTCTTCGGTGCTGACGGCGGCGGCCGTCGCGCTCGCCACCGCCTGGATGTGGAGCGAAGGGTTCGACTTCTGGCGCGGCGGGGCTGCGCCGGTGGTGTCCCTGCCGATCCTCGCTGCGCTGTGGGTGCTGTCGCTGTGGACACGGTCCGCGCTGTCGCGACACCTCATCCTCCTGTCGCTCTCGTCCTACGTGGTTCTCGCGTTCGTCGGGGACGACGCGCTCTTCGCGCCGGCCCTCCTGGCGGCGGGTTCAGCCACGCTCTTCGTGGTGGCGATCCGTCTCGGGGCGGAGGCCGGGCGGGTCTTCGGGATGGAAGGCGTGCCGGTCCACGCCATGCTGGCCTTCGGGCTCGCCATGGTGCTCCTGCATCTGACCTTCGGCGACGGCGCCGGGCTCGCGGTCGTCGCGCTCCTGTCGTTTGCCGCGAGCATCGGCGCGCTGGTGCTGTCGCGCGGCGACGACCGTGCCGTGCGATGGCTCGCCTATCTCGGCTTCGGCGTCGAACTCTGCCTCGTCTACGTCCTGACCATCGGCACCATGCTCGGCACGGCAGGCTTCCTGCTGGCGTCCGGCCTGCTTCTGGCCGTCATGGCCTTCGTCGTCCTGCGCTTCGAGCGCCGCTTCAGGATTTCCTCACAAGCACAGGAGAAGACTCCATGACGTCCGGTTTCCGGGTGGTCGGCGCCGCGCTCCTCGTCGCCGCGCTGCAGATCGGCTTCCTCCTGGCGCTCGTCGAAGGCCGCGCGTCGATCCTGCGCGACGGGCGCGAGGTGCTGCTGAACGTCGAGCCGGTCGATCCGCGCGACCTGCTGCGCGGCGACTACGTCCGGCTCGGCTACTCCATCTCGACCCTCGACCGGTCGCTGTTTGCCGACCCGGACGCCCTGCCGGCGCAGGACGCCCGCATCCTGGTCCGGCTCGCCCCCGGCCAGGACGGCCTGTGGCAGGCCGTCGGCGCGCGTCCGGACGGGGCGCCGGCCGCCGTCGGCGACGCCGGCACGGTCGAGATCGCCGGCCGCATCGACGGCGATCCCGCCGGCGCGCGGACCGTGCGGGTGACCTACGGCATCGAGCGCTTCTATCTGCCGGAAGGGCAGGGGAAGCCGATCGAGCGCGACCTGTCGGTGCGCCCGTTCCGCATGCTGGTGGCCGTCGCCGAAGACGGCCAGGCGCAGATCAAGGCGTTTTTCGACGGTCAGCAGAGACTGTTCGAGGAGGCGCCTTACTGATCCGCCGCCGGCTCCGCCCCTGCCGGGGCGCCGATGGCGCCGGAAGGACGCCGGAAATCGCCTCGCGCGCGCGAAAAAAGCCTCAATTCTCGGGCGTTTTCCCTTTGAAGCCGGCATGTGCGGTGATATAGAACGCCCCGCTTTGGGAGGCGGAACGCTTCCGAAGCGGGTGTGGTGGAACTGGTAGACACGCAGGATTTAGGTTCCTGTCGGGCTTTGTCCCGTTGTCGGTTCGAGTCCGACCACCCGCACCACAAACCCATACAGCACAAGCCTTTGAGCCCTGCCGACCGGTGGGGTTTTTTCGTCCAAACAGAATGTCCCGGTAACGCGACAAGATTTCTGTGACCAGAACCCCCAAAGGCACGCTTTTTTCGAGCTGTGCCCAAACCTGTGACCAACACGAGGTGAGAAGTGTCCGACATGATGGAAGTGCAGGCCGAGCTGGAGGCGCGAATGGCGTCCCTCGGCATCGAGAGGTTCCGCCGACAGGCGCTCGAAACCCGACAGGCCGGACAGGCCACCAACAACCGCTCCATGCAGCTCGTGCTGGACGCGGTGATCGTCCCGACCACGTCGGCGATCCTCAAGTTCCGTGACGACGCCGGGGCCCAGCGTGCCGGCCGCCGCCACACCGCCGCCCGCTTCTTCGCCGGGATCGAGGCGGAGGCGCTGGCCTTTATCGCGGCCAAGCTCCTGCTCGACGGGATCGCTCAAGCCCAGAACGTGACCCGCCTCGCGGTCCGGATCGGCTCCACGGTCGAGATGGAGCAGCGCCTCGACGCCTTCTCGAAGCACGACGCGAAGAACTACAAGGGCACCACGAAGTGGCTCGACGGCCAGACCGACCATCTGGAGCACCGCCGCAAGACGCTCATGCGGATGCTGGCCGAGCACGGGGACAATTGGGACTGCTGGACCGACCGCGACCGGCTGCTCGTCGGCCTCAAGCTGATCGAGCTGGTCTGCCAGTCGTCGGGCCTGTTCGAGGTCCACACCAACTCCCGCAAGAAGCGCGTCGAGACCACCATCGAACCCACCCAGAGGTTCCGTGACTGGCTCGCTTCCCTGGACACGCAGTTCGAGCTGATGGCCCCGGAGTTCCTCCCCTGCGTGGTCCCCCCAAAGGACTGGACGGGGCTCTCGGCGGGCGGCTACCTGACGAACACCTTCGTCCACCCGCTCCCGCTCGTGAAGACCCGCCACAAGGCGCACCGGGACGCGCTCAAGAAGGCGGACCTGTCGTTCGTCATGGAGCAGGTGAATGTCGTTCAGCGGACGGCGTGGGCGGTCAACGATCGCGTGCTGGAGGTCGCCAAGGCCCTCATGGGCACCGGAAGCGAGGTCGCGGGCCTGCCCCCGATGAGCGACCGGCCGATCCCCTCCAAGCCTGCCGACATCGACACCAATGAGGAGGCGCGGCTGGCGTGGCGGAAGGCTGCGGCCCCGATCTACCGCTTCAACCGGACCATCGTGTCGAAGCGGCTCCTCTCGCTCAAGGCGGTCGGCATCGCCGAGGAGTTCGCGAAGTACCCGGCCATCTACTTCCCCCACCAGCTCGACTTCCGGGGGAGGGCCTACGCTGTCCCCCAGGTGCTCAACCCGCAGGGCAGTGACCTCGCGAAGGGGCTCCTCCAGTTCGCCGAGGGGGACCCGCTCACCTACCCCGAGCAGGATGAGTGGTTCCTGATCCATGGTGCCAACTCGTTTGGGGTCGACAAGGTGTCGTTCATCGAGCGCATCGAGTGGACCTACGACAACGCCGCGCACATCATGCAGGCCGCGCAGTCTCCGCTCGACTACCTCTGGTGGGCCGAGGCGGACAGCCCGTTCGTCTTCCTTGCGTGGTGCTTCGAGTACCTCGCATGGACGCAGGCCAAGATCACCGGGGAGGGTTTCCGCACCCGCATCCCGATCGCCATGGACGGGTCCTGCAACGGGCTCCAGCACTACTCGGCGATGCTGCGCGACCCGGTGGCCGGTGCGGCGGTTAACCTCGTCCCGAGCGAGAAGCCACAGGACATCTACAAGGAGGTGGCCGATAGGGTGATGGACAACCTCCACCATATCGCCATGTCTGAGCATCGCACGGACGCCGGATATGCCACCGAGGAGGACCGCAACGAGTGGGCTCTGGCGAACCAGTGGGGGGCCTTCGGCATAGACCGGAAGCTGACCAAGCGGCCCGTCATGGTGCTCCCGTACGGCGGCACCCAGCGGTCGTGCTTCCAGTACGTGCAGGAGGCTGTCGAGGCTCGCATCCTCTCAGGGCAGGACAATCCCTTCGGGGACGAGCTGCCGGCCGCCGTGCAGTGGCTTGCCGCCCGCGTCTGGGAGGCAATCGGGGAGGTCGTCCTGTCCGCCCGGCTGGCGATGGGGTGGCTCCAGGACGTGGCCCGCGTGGTTACCAAGGAGGGGCTCCCCATCCAGTGGACCGCGCCGAGCGGCTTCGTCGTCGTTCAGGCGTACCCTGAGCTGACCTCGCAGCGTATCGACACGACGCTCCTCGGGTCGCGGTTCGCGCCGCGCCTCAACAACGAGAACCCCGACGTTCTCGACCGCCGCCGACAGGTGAACGGGATCGCCCCGAACTTCGTGCACTCTCTCGACGCCGCCGCGCTGATCCTCACGGTCGCCAAGGCGCACGGCCGGGGGATCACGAAGTTCGCCATGATCCACGACAGCTACGGCACCACCGCCCACCACGCGCCCGCGCTCGCGCAGGCCATCCGTCAGACCTTCCTCGAAATGTACGAGCCGGCCGACACGCTGGACAAGTTCAAGGAGGAGGTCGTCCCCGCGCATCTGGCAGATCGCGTGCCGTCCAGCCCGATGGTCGGAGGTCTTGACCTCTCCGCCGTGCTGCGCAGTGCATATTTTTTTGCCTAGAGCGTCGCGTTACCGGGACAATACCCCACCACTCAGGACCTCACGGAGTTTTTCAACATGGATAGACCCAAGATCGTCATGCGCTACGGCGCTGCCCACGACGACATCATCGTCGACGGCGTCACCTTCGTCCGCCACGAGCTGACGCGCAAGCAGCGACTCTTCCTCCGCAACGTCGTGGTGGACACGCTCGCCTCGGTGGGCGCGGTCACCCGCAAGCCGATGCTGCGCAGGGCGAAGGAGGCGCGGGCATGAAGTTCGACCTCGACAAGATGAACAACGCCAACCCGGACGCCGTCGCTCAGGCCGCCATCCAAGTCATCGACCGGGTGCAAGACGGACGCCCGGAGGTGCAAGTCCTCGGGCTTGGAGCGGCCTACCTCGCGTTCTGCAGGTGCGTCGGCGTGGAGCCGGCAGAGGCGTTCCGGGCGGCCACGAACATGGTCGCCACGAAGCACCGGGACAATCACGGCTTCCGCACGCTCGGCCTCTACGTGGAGAACGAGCTGTGAGTGGGCCCGACAAAGTCGCCCTCACTGGCTTCTGGGCTTCTCTGGCCCTGATAGCCCTCTTCGTCATCGGCGATTTGCTCGGATAAATCGTCCCGGTATCAGGACAAAATTCCATGAACCACCACCTCGCCCACGCAATCCACCACTGGCGCAAGGGCCTGCCCCTGCCGGTGGACCTCCACACCCGGCTCCTGAGCCTCGGCTACGACGTCGACGCCTTGGAAGCCAAGTACCCGCCCCGCGACTGACACCCAACACCTGACAAGGAGCCAACAATGGCAAAAGGCAAGAAGAACCCCGACGCAGTGACCATGTTCACGCCCCGCACGGTCCTCAAGTGGCCGAAGCTCGACAAGGTCGACACCGGCACCGACAAGTTCCCCG
The nucleotide sequence above comes from Aquibium microcysteis. Encoded proteins:
- the trmFO gene encoding methylenetetrahydrofolate--tRNA-(uracil(54)-C(5))-methyltransferase (FADH(2)-oxidizing) TrmFO, which codes for MTTPIHVIGGGLAGSEAAWQIAGAGVPVILHEMRGVRGTEAHKTDALAELVCSNSFRSDDAENNAVGLLHAEMRLAGSLIMACGDAHQVPAGGALAVDRDGFAAAVTAKLAAHPLVTVVREEITGLPPRDWDQAIIATGPLTAPALAEAIRAETGADALAFFDAIAPIVHFDTIDMDVAWFQSRYDKVGPGGTGKDYVNCPMDRDQYEAFVQALLDGAKTEFKEWEGTPYFDGCLPIEVMAERGRETLRHGPMKPMGLTNAHNPTVKAYAVVQLRQDNALGTLYNMVGFQTKLKHGEQTRIFRMIPGLENAEFARLGGLHRNTYINSPTLLDGSLQLKSRPGLRFAGQITGCEGYVESASIGLLAGRFAAAERLGMAPSLPPATTAFGALLGHITGGHIVSDDEPGKRSFQPMNVNFGLFPPLEPGTNLKPEGFEGRFRGKDKTAAKKRATTARALADCRAWLGRAQTAQAAE
- a CDS encoding aldo/keto reductase, which translates into the protein MQMRPLGRTGLSIAPLVFGGNVFGWTADKATSFDLLDRFVDAGFNAIDTADVYSRWAPGHSGGESESVIGEWMKARNARDKVVVITKVGSDMGSGRRDLSKAYIVKAVEESLRRLQTDVIDLYLSHWPDPETPHAETLSAYDDLLKAGKVRSVGCSNLDAAQLRSALDVAKAEGLPRYEVLQPELNLYDRSSFDGPLSELTTTEGLGVITYFSLAKGFLSGKYRSAADLGKSPRGGGIGGYLEPRGFAILDALDTVSARHGARPAEVALAWIMARPDVTAPIASATTVEQLNSLMKAAGLALDADDMALLEKASAPA
- a CDS encoding DUF1127 domain-containing protein produces the protein MNLIRNYRNWRRYRETVTELGRLSNRELSDLGIARGDITFVARKAI
- a CDS encoding DUF2157 domain-containing protein, encoding MANHRARLKKEIDGWLAAGLIDAATAGRLHADVEARAGSRFGFASVLAAFAALLFGAAILLFVAANWEAMPRLVRVGLILLLILLGYGFGAVARLRGQARLAEAGHLVGIAAFGAGMALVGQMYHLSGDEAQALLVWCGASALSAVLLRSSVLTAAAVALATAWMWSEGFDFWRGGAAPVVSLPILAALWVLSLWTRSALSRHLILLSLSSYVVLAFVGDDALFAPALLAAGSATLFVVAIRLGAEAGRVFGMEGVPVHAMLAFGLAMVLLHLTFGDGAGLAVVALLSFAASIGALVLSRGDDRAVRWLAYLGFGVELCLVYVLTIGTMLGTAGFLLASGLLLAVMAFVVLRFERRFRISSQAQEKTP
- a CDS encoding GDYXXLXY domain-containing protein, coding for MTSGFRVVGAALLVAALQIGFLLALVEGRASILRDGREVLLNVEPVDPRDLLRGDYVRLGYSISTLDRSLFADPDALPAQDARILVRLAPGQDGLWQAVGARPDGAPAAVGDAGTVEIAGRIDGDPAGARTVRVTYGIERFYLPEGQGKPIERDLSVRPFRMLVAVAEDGQAQIKAFFDGQQRLFEEAPY
- a CDS encoding DNA-directed RNA polymerase, with the protein product MMEVQAELEARMASLGIERFRRQALETRQAGQATNNRSMQLVLDAVIVPTTSAILKFRDDAGAQRAGRRHTAARFFAGIEAEALAFIAAKLLLDGIAQAQNVTRLAVRIGSTVEMEQRLDAFSKHDAKNYKGTTKWLDGQTDHLEHRRKTLMRMLAEHGDNWDCWTDRDRLLVGLKLIELVCQSSGLFEVHTNSRKKRVETTIEPTQRFRDWLASLDTQFELMAPEFLPCVVPPKDWTGLSAGGYLTNTFVHPLPLVKTRHKAHRDALKKADLSFVMEQVNVVQRTAWAVNDRVLEVAKALMGTGSEVAGLPPMSDRPIPSKPADIDTNEEARLAWRKAAAPIYRFNRTIVSKRLLSLKAVGIAEEFAKYPAIYFPHQLDFRGRAYAVPQVLNPQGSDLAKGLLQFAEGDPLTYPEQDEWFLIHGANSFGVDKVSFIERIEWTYDNAAHIMQAAQSPLDYLWWAEADSPFVFLAWCFEYLAWTQAKITGEGFRTRIPIAMDGSCNGLQHYSAMLRDPVAGAAVNLVPSEKPQDIYKEVADRVMDNLHHIAMSEHRTDAGYATEEDRNEWALANQWGAFGIDRKLTKRPVMVLPYGGTQRSCFQYVQEAVEARILSGQDNPFGDELPAAVQWLAARVWEAIGEVVLSARLAMGWLQDVARVVTKEGLPIQWTAPSGFVVVQAYPELTSQRIDTTLLGSRFAPRLNNENPDVLDRRRQVNGIAPNFVHSLDAAALILTVAKAHGRGITKFAMIHDSYGTTAHHAPALAQAIRQTFLEMYEPADTLDKFKEEVVPAHLADRVPSSPMVGGLDLSAVLRSAYFFA